Proteins from a single region of Felis catus isolate Fca126 chromosome B4, F.catus_Fca126_mat1.0, whole genome shotgun sequence:
- the ARHGAP9 gene encoding rho GTPase-activating protein 9 isoform X1: MLSGRWWPSTWGSLGLGSRNPSQGSQLCALYAFTYTGADGRQVSLAEGDRFLLLRKTNSDWWLARRLGAPSTSRPIFVPAAYMAEESISSQRPTTITSSQSLWIPGPKLFPGSLEELHLSQEPPDRAQATSKQPPPLPPKMCRSVSVTNLRPTLLKPFQEGASGRSLSQENLLTEANANPARPQPLMSEHPVYCNLVDLRRCPKSPPPSPACPPLQRLDAWEQHLDPNSGRCFYINSLTGSKSWKPPRRTRVREMNLGSMEGTQTRNRGNGVLQPQTKGSESETGNPELLGPQGSLSHCQLSSQLHPSDQPAALQPTRPLPQVLDDPHEVEKSGLLNVTKIAQGGRKLRKNWSSSWVVLAGNSLVFYREPPPAAPSSIWGPAGSRPESSVDLRGAALAHGRHLSSRRNVLHIRTVPGHEFLLQSDHETELRAWHRALRAVIERLDRENPLELRLSGSGPAELEELSGGEEDEEESEPVSRPLLRIGGRGSSRRCPEGNEQNRVRNKLKRLIAKRPSLQSLQERGLLRDQVFGCQLESLCQREGDTVPSFVRLCIAAVDKRGLDVDGIYRVSGNLAVVQKLRFLVDRERAVTSDGRYVFPEQPGQEGRLDLDSAEWDDIHVVTGALKLFLRELPQPLVPPQLLPHFRAALALSESEQRLSQIRELIGSMPTPNRDTLRYLLEHLCRVIAHSDKNRMTPHNLGIVFGPTLFRPEQETSDPAAHALYPGQLVQLMLTDFTMLFR; encoded by the exons ATGCTGTCAGGCCGGTGGTGGCCAAGTACCTGGGGGAGCCTCGGGCTGGGATCCCGAAACCCTTCTCAGGGATCCCAGCTCTGCGCCCTCTATGCCTTCACTTACACTGGGGCAGATGGCCGGCAAGTGTCCCTGGCTGAGGGGGACAGGTTCCTACTGCTTCGAAAGACCAACTCAGACTGGTGGTTGGCAAGGCGCCTGGGAGCACCCTCTACTTCCCGACCCATCTTTGTCCCAGCTGCCTACATGGCAGAGGAATCTATCTCTTCCCAGAGACCAACCACCATCACCTCCAGCCAATCCCTCTGGATTCCTG GGCCAAAGTTGTTTCCTGGCTCCCTGGAGGAGCTGCACCTGTCTCAGGAACCCCCAGACAGAGCCCAGGCCACCTCTAAGcagcctcctcctctgccccccaaaaTGTGTAGAAGTGTCAGTGTTACCAATTTGAGGCCTACCCTTCTGAAGCCCTTTCAGGAAGGAGCAAGTGGAAGATCCCTCTCTCAGGAAAACTTGCTGACAGAGGCCAATGCTAACCCG GCAAGACCCCAGCCCCTCATGTCAGAGCACCCTGTGTACTGCAACCTAGTGGACCTTCGCCGCTGTCCCAAGTCTCCTCCCCCAAGCCCTGCGTGCCCCCCGCTGCAGAGACTGGACGCCTGGGAGCAGCACTTGGACCCTAACTCTGGGCGCTGCTTCTACATAAATTCGCTGACTGGCTCCAAGTCCTGGAAGCCCCCGCGCCGCACTCGCGTGCGAGAGATG aACCTTGGCTCCATGGAGGGGACGCAGACCCGGAATAGGGGCAACGGTGTCCTGCAACctcagacaaagggctcagaatctgaaacagggaaCCCAGAACTGCTTGGCCCCCAG ggtTCACTCTCCCACTGCCAGCTCTCCTCCCAGCTCCACCCCTCAGACCAGCCAGCAGCCTTGCAGCCCACTCGACCTCTGCCGCAGGTCTTGGACGACCCCCAT GAGGTGGAAAAGTCGGGTCTGCTCAACGTGACCAAGATCGCCCAGGGGGGGCGCAAGCTCAG GAAGAACTGGAGCTCATCTTGGGTGGTGTTAGCAGGTAACAGCTTGGTGTTCTACCGGGAgccgccgcccgccgcgcccTCCTCAATCTGG GGACCAGCGGGTAGCCGACCCGAAAGCAGCGTGGACCTGCGCGGGGCAGCCCTGGCCCACGGCCGCCACCTGTCCAGCCGCCGCAACGTCCTGCAC ATCCGCACGGTCCCCGGCCACGAGTTCCTGCTGCAGTCAGACCACGAGACCGAGTTGCGAGCCTGGCACCGCGCGCTGCGGGCGGTCATCGAACGCCTG GATCGAGAGAACCCCCTGGAGCTGCGTCTGTCAGGTTCGGGACCCGCAGAGCTGGAGGAGCTGAGCGGCGGAGAGGAAGACGAAGAGGAGTCGGAGCCGGTGTCCAGGCCACTGCTGCGGATCGGCGGCCGCGGGAGCTCTC GTCGGTGTCCTGAAGGAAACGAGCAGAACCGCGTGCGGAACAAACTAAAGCGCCTTATCGCAAAGAGACCATCCTTGCAAAGCCTGCAGGAGCGTGGTCTGCTCCGAG ACCAGGTGTTCGGCTGCCAGTTGGAATCACTGTGCCAGCGGGAAGGGGACACCGTGCCCAGCTTTGTGCGGCTCTGCATTGCTGCTGTGGATAAGAGAG GTCTAGATGTAGATGGCATTTACCGAGTGAGTGGGAACTTGGCGGTGGTCCAGAAACTTCGCTTCCTGGTGGACAGAG AGCGGGCGGTCACCTCCGATGGGAGGTATGTGTTCCCAGAACAGCCAGGACAAG AGGGCCGATTAGATTTGGACAGTGCCGAATGGGATGATATTCACGTGGTCACTGGAGCACTGAAGCTTTTTCTCAGGGAGCTACCCCAGCCTCTGGTGCCCCCACAGCTGCTGCCACATTTTCGTGCTGCCCTTG cACTCTCTGAATCAGAACAGCGCCTCTCTCAAATACGAGAATTAATAGGCTCAATGCCCACGCCGAACCGTGACACCCTGCGGTACCTCCTGGAGCATTTATGCAG
- the ARHGAP9 gene encoding rho GTPase-activating protein 9 isoform X2: MLSGRWWPSTWGSLGLGSRNPSQGSQLCALYAFTYTGADGRQVSLAEGDRFLLLRKTNSDWWLARRLGAPSTSRPIFVPAAYMAEESISSQRPTTITSSQSLWIPGPKLFPGSLEELHLSQEPPDRAQATSKQPPPLPPKMCRSVSVTNLRPTLLKPFQEGASGRSLSQENLLTEANANPARPQPLMSEHPVYCNLVDLRRCPKSPPPSPACPPLQRLDAWEQHLDPNSGRCFYINSLTGSKSWKPPRRTRVREMNLGSMEGTQTRNRGNGVLQPQTKGSESETGNPELLGPQGSLSHCQLSSQLHPSDQPAALQPTRPLPQVLDDPHEVEKSGLLNVTKIAQGGRKLRKNWSSSWVVLAGNSLVFYREPPPAAPSSIWGPAGSRPESSVDLRGAALAHGRHLSSRRNVLHIRTVPGHEFLLQSDHETELRAWHRALRAVIERLDRENPLELRLSGSGPAELEELSGGEEDEEESEPVSRPLLRIGGRGSSRRCPEGNEQNRVRNKLKRLIAKRPSLQSLQERGLLRGLDVDGIYRVSGNLAVVQKLRFLVDRERAVTSDGRYVFPEQPGQEGRLDLDSAEWDDIHVVTGALKLFLRELPQPLVPPQLLPHFRAALALSESEQRLSQIRELIGSMPTPNRDTLRYLLEHLCRVIAHSDKNRMTPHNLGIVFGPTLFRPEQETSDPAAHALYPGQLVQLMLTDFTMLFR; this comes from the exons ATGCTGTCAGGCCGGTGGTGGCCAAGTACCTGGGGGAGCCTCGGGCTGGGATCCCGAAACCCTTCTCAGGGATCCCAGCTCTGCGCCCTCTATGCCTTCACTTACACTGGGGCAGATGGCCGGCAAGTGTCCCTGGCTGAGGGGGACAGGTTCCTACTGCTTCGAAAGACCAACTCAGACTGGTGGTTGGCAAGGCGCCTGGGAGCACCCTCTACTTCCCGACCCATCTTTGTCCCAGCTGCCTACATGGCAGAGGAATCTATCTCTTCCCAGAGACCAACCACCATCACCTCCAGCCAATCCCTCTGGATTCCTG GGCCAAAGTTGTTTCCTGGCTCCCTGGAGGAGCTGCACCTGTCTCAGGAACCCCCAGACAGAGCCCAGGCCACCTCTAAGcagcctcctcctctgccccccaaaaTGTGTAGAAGTGTCAGTGTTACCAATTTGAGGCCTACCCTTCTGAAGCCCTTTCAGGAAGGAGCAAGTGGAAGATCCCTCTCTCAGGAAAACTTGCTGACAGAGGCCAATGCTAACCCG GCAAGACCCCAGCCCCTCATGTCAGAGCACCCTGTGTACTGCAACCTAGTGGACCTTCGCCGCTGTCCCAAGTCTCCTCCCCCAAGCCCTGCGTGCCCCCCGCTGCAGAGACTGGACGCCTGGGAGCAGCACTTGGACCCTAACTCTGGGCGCTGCTTCTACATAAATTCGCTGACTGGCTCCAAGTCCTGGAAGCCCCCGCGCCGCACTCGCGTGCGAGAGATG aACCTTGGCTCCATGGAGGGGACGCAGACCCGGAATAGGGGCAACGGTGTCCTGCAACctcagacaaagggctcagaatctgaaacagggaaCCCAGAACTGCTTGGCCCCCAG ggtTCACTCTCCCACTGCCAGCTCTCCTCCCAGCTCCACCCCTCAGACCAGCCAGCAGCCTTGCAGCCCACTCGACCTCTGCCGCAGGTCTTGGACGACCCCCAT GAGGTGGAAAAGTCGGGTCTGCTCAACGTGACCAAGATCGCCCAGGGGGGGCGCAAGCTCAG GAAGAACTGGAGCTCATCTTGGGTGGTGTTAGCAGGTAACAGCTTGGTGTTCTACCGGGAgccgccgcccgccgcgcccTCCTCAATCTGG GGACCAGCGGGTAGCCGACCCGAAAGCAGCGTGGACCTGCGCGGGGCAGCCCTGGCCCACGGCCGCCACCTGTCCAGCCGCCGCAACGTCCTGCAC ATCCGCACGGTCCCCGGCCACGAGTTCCTGCTGCAGTCAGACCACGAGACCGAGTTGCGAGCCTGGCACCGCGCGCTGCGGGCGGTCATCGAACGCCTG GATCGAGAGAACCCCCTGGAGCTGCGTCTGTCAGGTTCGGGACCCGCAGAGCTGGAGGAGCTGAGCGGCGGAGAGGAAGACGAAGAGGAGTCGGAGCCGGTGTCCAGGCCACTGCTGCGGATCGGCGGCCGCGGGAGCTCTC GTCGGTGTCCTGAAGGAAACGAGCAGAACCGCGTGCGGAACAAACTAAAGCGCCTTATCGCAAAGAGACCATCCTTGCAAAGCCTGCAGGAGCGTGGTCTGCTCCGAG GTCTAGATGTAGATGGCATTTACCGAGTGAGTGGGAACTTGGCGGTGGTCCAGAAACTTCGCTTCCTGGTGGACAGAG AGCGGGCGGTCACCTCCGATGGGAGGTATGTGTTCCCAGAACAGCCAGGACAAG AGGGCCGATTAGATTTGGACAGTGCCGAATGGGATGATATTCACGTGGTCACTGGAGCACTGAAGCTTTTTCTCAGGGAGCTACCCCAGCCTCTGGTGCCCCCACAGCTGCTGCCACATTTTCGTGCTGCCCTTG cACTCTCTGAATCAGAACAGCGCCTCTCTCAAATACGAGAATTAATAGGCTCAATGCCCACGCCGAACCGTGACACCCTGCGGTACCTCCTGGAGCATTTATGCAG
- the MARS1 gene encoding methionine--tRNA ligase, cytoplasmic isoform X2, whose amino-acid sequence MRLFVSEGAPGSLPVLAAAGRAQGREELLISTVGPEECVVPFLTRPKVPVLQLDSGNYLFSTSAICRYFFLLSGWEQDDLTNQWLEWEATELQPALSAALYYLVVQGKKGEDVLGPVRRALTHIDHSLSRRSCPFLAGETESLADIVLWGALYPLLQDPAYLPEELGALHSWFQTLSSQEPCQRAAETVLKQQGVLALRPYLQKQPLPSSFEGRAVSNEPEEEELVTLSEEEIAMAVTAWEKGLGSLPPLRPQQNPVLPVAGERNVLITSALPYVNNVPHLGNIIGCVLSADVFARYSRLRQWNTLYLCGTDEYGTATETKAMEEGLTPQEICDKYHAIHANIYRWFNISFDIFGRTTTPQQTKITQDIFQRLLTRGFVFQDTVEQLRCEHCARFLADRFVEGVCPFCGYEEARGDQCDKCGKLINAIELKKPQCKVCRSCPVVKSSQHLFLDLPKLEKRLEEWLGKTLPGSDWTPNARFIIRSWLRDGLKPRCITRDLKWGTPVPLEGFEDKVFYVWFDATIGYVSITANYTDQWERWWKNPEQVNLYQFMAKDNVPFHGLVFPCSALGAEDNYTLVNHLIATEYLNYEDGKFSKSRGVGVFGDMAQDTGIPADIWRFYLLYIRPEGQDSAFSWTDMLLKNNSELLNNLGNFINRAGMFVSKFFGGCVPEMVLTPDDRRLLAHVTLELQHYHQLLEKVRIREALRSILTISRHGNQYIQVNEPWKRIKGSEADRQRAGTVTGLAVNIAALLSVMLQPYMPTVSATIQAQLQLPAPACSILLTNFLCTLPAGHQIGTVSPLFQKLENDQIESLRQRFGGGQAKAPPKPAVVEAMATAGPQQIQVLTDEVTKQGNIVRELKAQKADKNQVAAEVAKLLDLKKQLALAEGKPLETPKGKKKK is encoded by the exons ATGAGACTGTTCGTGAGCGAGGGCGCCCCGGGGAGCTTACCCGTGCTGGCCGCCGcgggcagggcccagggcagagagGAGCTGCTTATCAGCACCGTAGGCCCCGAAG AGTGTGTGGTCCCGTTCCTGACCCGGCCTAAGGTCCCTGTTTTACAACTGGATAGTGGCAACTACCTCTTCTCCACTAGTGCAATCTGCCG ATACTTCTTTTTGTTATCTGGCTGGGAGCAAGATGACCTCACCAACCAGTGGCTGGAGTGGGAAGCTACGGAACTGCAG CCAGCCTTGTCTGCTGCCCTGTACTATTTAGTGGTCCAAGGCAAGAAGGGGGAAGATGTTCTTGGCCCAGTCCGGAGAGCCCTGACACACATTGACCACAGCTTGAGTCGTCGGAGCTGTCCTTTCCTGGCTGGG GAGACGGAATCTCTAGCTGACATTGTTTTGTGGGGAGCGCTATACCCATTACTTCAAGATCCAGCCTACCTCCCTG AAGAGTTGGGTGCCCTGCACAGCTGGTTCCAGACACTGAGTTCTCAGGAGCCATGTCAGAGAGCTGCAGAGACTGTGCTGAAGCAGCAGGGTGTCCTGGCCCTCCGGCCCTACCTCCAAAAGCAGCCCCTCCCTAGCTCCTTTGAGGGGAGGGCTGTCAGCAATGAGCCTGAG GAGGAAGAATTGGTTACTCTGTCTGAGGAGGAGATTGCCATGGCTGTAACTGCTTGGGAGAAGGGCCTGGGAAGCTTACCCCCACTTCGGCCACAGCAGAATCCTGT GTTGCCTGTGGCTGGAGAAAGGAATGTGCTCATCACCAGTGCCCTCCCTTACGTCAACAATGTCCCCCACCTTGGAAACATCATTGGTTGCGTGCTCAGTGCTGATGTCTTTGCCAG GTACTCACGCCTCCGCCAGTGGAACACCCTCTATCTGTGTGGGACAGATGAGTACGGTACAGCGACAGAGACCAAGGCTATGGAGGAGGGCCTGACCCCCCAGGAGATCTGTGACAAGTACCACGCCATCCATGCCAACATCTATCGCTGGTTTAATATCTCATTTGATATTTTTGGTCGTACCACCACTCCACAGCAGACCAA AATCACTCAGGACATCTTCCAGCGGTTGTTGACCCGAGGTTTTGTGTTCCAAGATACTGTGGAGCAGCTGCGGTGTGAGCACTGCGCCCGCTTCCTGGCTGACCGCTTTGTGGAAGGTGTGTGTCCCTTCTGTGGCTACGAAGAGGCCCGAGGTGACCAGTGTGACAAGTGTGGCAAGCTCATCAATGCCATTGAGCTCAAG AAGCCTCAGTGTAAAGTCTGCCGGTCGTGCCCTGTGGTGAAATCCTCTCAGCACCTGTTCCTGGACCTGCCTAAG CTGGAAAAACGACTGGAGGAATGGTTGGGGAAGACATTGCCTGGCAGTGACTGGACACCCAATGCCCGATTCATCATTCGTTCTTGGCTTCGAGATGGCCTCAAGCCCCGCTGCATAACCCGAGACCTCAAATGGGGAACCCCTGTACCCTTAGAAGGTTTTGAGGACAAG GTATTCTATGTCTGGTTTGATGCCACTATTGGCTATGTGTCCATCACAGCCAATTATACAGACCAGTGGGAGAGATGGTGGAAGAACCCAGAACAA GTGAACCTTTATCAGTTCATGGCCAAAGACAATGTTCCCTTCCACGGCTTAGTCTTTCCTTGTTCAGCCTTAGGAGCTGAGGACAACTATACCTTGGTCAACCACCTCATTGCTACAG AGTACCTGAATTACGAGGATGGGAAATTCTCCAAGAGCCGGGGTGTAGGAGTGTTTGGTGACATGGCCCAGGACACAGGGATCCCTGCTGACATCTGGCGCTTCTATCTGCTATACATTCGGCCTGAGGGCCAGGACAGTGCCTTCTCCTGGACAGACATGTTGCTCAAGAATAATTCTGAACTGCTTAACAACCTGGGCAACTTCATCAACAG AGCTGGAATGTTTGTGTCTAAGTTTTTTGGGGGCTGTGTCCCCGAGATGGTGCTTACTCCTGATGATCGGCGCCTGCTGGCCCATGTCACTCTGGAGCTCCAGCACTATCACCAGCTGCTAGAGAAGGTTCG gaTCCGGGAGGCCTTACGCAGTATCCTCACCATCTCTCGCCATGGCAACCAATACATTCAGGTGAATGAGCCTTGGAAGCGGATTAAAGGCAGCGAGGCTGACAG GCAGCGGGCGGGGACAGTGACAGGCTTGGCGGTGAATATAGCTGCCTTGCTGTCCGTCATGCTCCAGCCTTACATGCCCACGGTTAGTGCCACCATCCAGGCCCAGCTGCAGCTTCCAGCTCCAGCTTGCAGCATCCTCCTCACAAACTTCCTATGTACCTTACCAGCAGGACACCAGATTGGCACG GTCAGTCCCTTATTCCAAAAATTGGAAAATGACCAGATTGAAAGTTTGAGGCAGCGCTTTGGCGGGGGCCAG GCAAAAGCACCCCCCAAGCCAGCAGTTGTAGAGGCTATGGCAACAGCTGGACCACAGCAGATACAAGTGCTGACAGATGAAGTGACCAAACAG GGCAACATTGTGCGAGAACTAAAAGCACAAAAAGCAGACAAGAACCAGGTTGCCGCAGAGGTGGCTAAACTCTTGGATCTGAAGAAACAGTTGGCTCTAGCTGAGGGGAAACCCCTCGAAACCCctaaaggcaagaagaaaaagtga
- the MARS1 gene encoding methionine--tRNA ligase, cytoplasmic isoform X1, with product MRLFVSEGAPGSLPVLAAAGRAQGREELLISTVGPEECVVPFLTRPKVPVLQLDSGNYLFSTSAICRYFFLLSGWEQDDLTNQWLEWEATELQPALSAALYYLVVQGKKGEDVLGPVRRALTHIDHSLSRRSCPFLAGETESLADIVLWGALYPLLQDPAYLPEELGALHSWFQTLSSQEPCQRAAETVLKQQGVLALRPYLQKQPLPSSFEGRAVSNEPEEEELVTLSEEEIAMAVTAWEKGLGSLPPLRPQQNPVLPVAGERNVLITSALPYVNNVPHLGNIIGCVLSADVFARYSRLRQWNTLYLCGTDEYGTATETKAMEEGLTPQEICDKYHAIHANIYRWFNISFDIFGRTTTPQQTKITQDIFQRLLTRGFVFQDTVEQLRCEHCARFLADRFVEGVCPFCGYEEARGDQCDKCGKLINAIELKKPQCKVCRSCPVVKSSQHLFLDLPKLEKRLEEWLGKTLPGSDWTPNARFIIRSWLRDGLKPRCITRDLKWGTPVPLEGFEDKVFYVWFDATIGYVSITANYTDQWERWWKNPEQVNLYQFMAKDNVPFHGLVFPCSALGAEDNYTLVNHLIATEYLNYEDGKFSKSRGVGVFGDMAQDTGIPADIWRFYLLYIRPEGQDSAFSWTDMLLKNNSELLNNLGNFINRAGMFVSKFFGGCVPEMVLTPDDRRLLAHVTLELQHYHQLLEKVRIREALRSILTISRHGNQYIQVNEPWKRIKGSEADRQRAGTVTGLAVNIAALLSVMLQPYMPTVSATIQAQLQLPAPACSILLTNFLCTLPAGHQIGTVSPLFQKLENDQIESLRQRFGGGQLEESLELKAKAPPKPAVVEAMATAGPQQIQVLTDEVTKQGNIVRELKAQKADKNQVAAEVAKLLDLKKQLALAEGKPLETPKGKKKK from the exons ATGAGACTGTTCGTGAGCGAGGGCGCCCCGGGGAGCTTACCCGTGCTGGCCGCCGcgggcagggcccagggcagagagGAGCTGCTTATCAGCACCGTAGGCCCCGAAG AGTGTGTGGTCCCGTTCCTGACCCGGCCTAAGGTCCCTGTTTTACAACTGGATAGTGGCAACTACCTCTTCTCCACTAGTGCAATCTGCCG ATACTTCTTTTTGTTATCTGGCTGGGAGCAAGATGACCTCACCAACCAGTGGCTGGAGTGGGAAGCTACGGAACTGCAG CCAGCCTTGTCTGCTGCCCTGTACTATTTAGTGGTCCAAGGCAAGAAGGGGGAAGATGTTCTTGGCCCAGTCCGGAGAGCCCTGACACACATTGACCACAGCTTGAGTCGTCGGAGCTGTCCTTTCCTGGCTGGG GAGACGGAATCTCTAGCTGACATTGTTTTGTGGGGAGCGCTATACCCATTACTTCAAGATCCAGCCTACCTCCCTG AAGAGTTGGGTGCCCTGCACAGCTGGTTCCAGACACTGAGTTCTCAGGAGCCATGTCAGAGAGCTGCAGAGACTGTGCTGAAGCAGCAGGGTGTCCTGGCCCTCCGGCCCTACCTCCAAAAGCAGCCCCTCCCTAGCTCCTTTGAGGGGAGGGCTGTCAGCAATGAGCCTGAG GAGGAAGAATTGGTTACTCTGTCTGAGGAGGAGATTGCCATGGCTGTAACTGCTTGGGAGAAGGGCCTGGGAAGCTTACCCCCACTTCGGCCACAGCAGAATCCTGT GTTGCCTGTGGCTGGAGAAAGGAATGTGCTCATCACCAGTGCCCTCCCTTACGTCAACAATGTCCCCCACCTTGGAAACATCATTGGTTGCGTGCTCAGTGCTGATGTCTTTGCCAG GTACTCACGCCTCCGCCAGTGGAACACCCTCTATCTGTGTGGGACAGATGAGTACGGTACAGCGACAGAGACCAAGGCTATGGAGGAGGGCCTGACCCCCCAGGAGATCTGTGACAAGTACCACGCCATCCATGCCAACATCTATCGCTGGTTTAATATCTCATTTGATATTTTTGGTCGTACCACCACTCCACAGCAGACCAA AATCACTCAGGACATCTTCCAGCGGTTGTTGACCCGAGGTTTTGTGTTCCAAGATACTGTGGAGCAGCTGCGGTGTGAGCACTGCGCCCGCTTCCTGGCTGACCGCTTTGTGGAAGGTGTGTGTCCCTTCTGTGGCTACGAAGAGGCCCGAGGTGACCAGTGTGACAAGTGTGGCAAGCTCATCAATGCCATTGAGCTCAAG AAGCCTCAGTGTAAAGTCTGCCGGTCGTGCCCTGTGGTGAAATCCTCTCAGCACCTGTTCCTGGACCTGCCTAAG CTGGAAAAACGACTGGAGGAATGGTTGGGGAAGACATTGCCTGGCAGTGACTGGACACCCAATGCCCGATTCATCATTCGTTCTTGGCTTCGAGATGGCCTCAAGCCCCGCTGCATAACCCGAGACCTCAAATGGGGAACCCCTGTACCCTTAGAAGGTTTTGAGGACAAG GTATTCTATGTCTGGTTTGATGCCACTATTGGCTATGTGTCCATCACAGCCAATTATACAGACCAGTGGGAGAGATGGTGGAAGAACCCAGAACAA GTGAACCTTTATCAGTTCATGGCCAAAGACAATGTTCCCTTCCACGGCTTAGTCTTTCCTTGTTCAGCCTTAGGAGCTGAGGACAACTATACCTTGGTCAACCACCTCATTGCTACAG AGTACCTGAATTACGAGGATGGGAAATTCTCCAAGAGCCGGGGTGTAGGAGTGTTTGGTGACATGGCCCAGGACACAGGGATCCCTGCTGACATCTGGCGCTTCTATCTGCTATACATTCGGCCTGAGGGCCAGGACAGTGCCTTCTCCTGGACAGACATGTTGCTCAAGAATAATTCTGAACTGCTTAACAACCTGGGCAACTTCATCAACAG AGCTGGAATGTTTGTGTCTAAGTTTTTTGGGGGCTGTGTCCCCGAGATGGTGCTTACTCCTGATGATCGGCGCCTGCTGGCCCATGTCACTCTGGAGCTCCAGCACTATCACCAGCTGCTAGAGAAGGTTCG gaTCCGGGAGGCCTTACGCAGTATCCTCACCATCTCTCGCCATGGCAACCAATACATTCAGGTGAATGAGCCTTGGAAGCGGATTAAAGGCAGCGAGGCTGACAG GCAGCGGGCGGGGACAGTGACAGGCTTGGCGGTGAATATAGCTGCCTTGCTGTCCGTCATGCTCCAGCCTTACATGCCCACGGTTAGTGCCACCATCCAGGCCCAGCTGCAGCTTCCAGCTCCAGCTTGCAGCATCCTCCTCACAAACTTCCTATGTACCTTACCAGCAGGACACCAGATTGGCACG GTCAGTCCCTTATTCCAAAAATTGGAAAATGACCAGATTGAAAGTTTGAGGCAGCGCTTTGGCGGGGGCCAG CTGGAAGAGTCCTTGGAGTTAAAG GCAAAAGCACCCCCCAAGCCAGCAGTTGTAGAGGCTATGGCAACAGCTGGACCACAGCAGATACAAGTGCTGACAGATGAAGTGACCAAACAG GGCAACATTGTGCGAGAACTAAAAGCACAAAAAGCAGACAAGAACCAGGTTGCCGCAGAGGTGGCTAAACTCTTGGATCTGAAGAAACAGTTGGCTCTAGCTGAGGGGAAACCCCTCGAAACCCctaaaggcaagaagaaaaagtga
- the DDIT3 gene encoding DNA damage-inducible transcript 3 protein, with product MAAESLPFSFGTLSSWELEAWYEDLQEVLSSDENGATYVSPPGNEEESKTFTTLDPASLAWLTEEPGPAEVTNTSQSPHSPDSIQSSLAQEEEEEDQERPRKRKQSGQSLAGAGKQRMKEKEQENERKVAQLAEENERLKQEIERLTREVEATRRALIDRMVNLHKA from the exons ATGGCAGCCGAGTCATTGCCTTTTTCCTTCGGGACACTGTCCAGCTGGGAGCTGGAAGCCTGGTATGAGGACCTGCAGGAGGTGCTGTCCTCAGATGAAAATGGGGCTACCTATGTTTCACCCCCTGGAAACGAG GAAGAATCAAAAACTTTTACCACTCTTGACCCTGCCTCTCTGGCTTGGCTAACTGAGGAGCCAGGACCAGCAGAGGTCACGAACACCTCCCAGAGCCCTCACTCTCCTGATTCCATTCAGAGCTCCCTGGctcaggaggaagaagaggaagaccaAGAAAGACCCAGGAAGCGGAAACAGAGTGGCCAGTCCCTAGCGGGAGCTGGAAAGCAACGcatgaaggagaaagaacaagaaaatgagagaaaagtggCACAGCTAGCTGAAGAGAATGAACGGCTCAAGCAGGAAATCGAACGCCTGACCAGGGAAGTGGAGGCGACTCGCCGAGCTCTGATTGACCGAATGGTTAATCTGCACAAAGCGTGA